In the Campylobacter showae genome, one interval contains:
- the murD gene encoding UDP-N-acetylmuramoyl-L-alanine--D-glutamate ligase, producing the protein MRKSLFGYGGTTRAIAKNFAKDGDWDIYDDKFSEISSDEWGNTLLSPNLFVPEKSGLEIPSPGFPPSHELVKNALNLISEYDYFYKIYGDKMPFTVWISGTNGKTTTTKMTQHLLARYGSVMGGNVGVPLADLDPSAKIWVLETSSFTMHYTNIATPGIYALLPITPDHLSWHGDFAEYERAKLKPLAMMGENTVAILPKIYAGMPTKAKVISYENEADLARFCGVNLSDIAFKTPFLTDALLALAIQKILLDRCDVELLNEFIIESNKLEEFRDARGRTWVNDTKATNIDASIQAVKRYEGKFLHLILGGDDKGVDMRPLFEALRGAKVQIYAIGSNTDKLMKLGGEFKIPAVKCELLNVAVGEIDKRFKFDGAAKASANGENLDEIALLSPAAASLDQFSSYVERGDEFKKAILNLQI; encoded by the coding sequence ATGAGAAAATCGCTATTTGGCTACGGCGGCACGACCCGCGCGATCGCGAAAAACTTCGCAAAAGACGGCGACTGGGACATCTACGACGATAAATTTAGCGAGATCTCAAGCGACGAATGGGGCAACACCCTACTGTCGCCAAACCTTTTCGTGCCCGAAAAAAGCGGCCTCGAGATCCCAAGCCCTGGCTTTCCTCCGAGCCACGAGCTAGTTAAAAACGCGCTAAATCTCATCAGCGAATACGACTATTTTTACAAAATTTACGGCGACAAAATGCCGTTTACCGTCTGGATCAGCGGCACAAACGGCAAAACCACGACGACAAAGATGACGCAGCACCTGCTTGCGCGCTACGGCTCGGTAATGGGCGGCAACGTCGGAGTTCCGCTCGCAGACCTAGATCCAAGTGCTAAAATTTGGGTGCTCGAGACCAGCTCCTTTACGATGCACTACACGAACATTGCCACGCCCGGCATCTACGCGCTTTTGCCTATTACGCCCGATCACCTCAGCTGGCACGGCGACTTTGCCGAGTATGAGCGCGCCAAGCTAAAACCGCTAGCCATGATGGGCGAAAACACGGTCGCGATCCTACCCAAAATTTACGCCGGGATGCCGACAAAAGCGAAGGTGATAAGCTACGAAAACGAGGCTGATTTGGCCCGGTTTTGCGGCGTAAATTTAAGCGATATAGCCTTTAAAACGCCGTTTTTAACGGACGCTCTTTTAGCGCTTGCTATCCAGAAAATTTTGCTTGACAGGTGCGACGTAGAGCTGTTAAACGAGTTTATCATCGAGAGCAACAAGCTCGAGGAGTTTCGCGATGCGCGCGGCAGGACGTGGGTCAACGACACGAAGGCGACTAACATCGACGCGAGCATCCAAGCCGTTAAGCGATATGAGGGCAAATTTTTGCATTTGATTTTAGGCGGCGACGATAAGGGCGTAGATATGCGGCCGCTTTTTGAAGCCTTGCGCGGCGCCAAGGTGCAAATTTACGCTATCGGCTCAAATACTGACAAGCTGATGAAGCTTGGGGGCGAGTTTAAAATCCCGGCCGTAAAATGCGAGCTTTTAAACGTCGCAGTCGGCGAGATAGATAAACGTTTTAAATTTGACGGAGCTGCTAAGGCTAGCGCAAATGGTGAAAATTTGGACGAGATAGCACTTTTAAGCCCTGCTGCGGCGAGCCTCGATCAGTTTAGCAGCTACGTAGAGCGCGGGGATGAATTTAAAAAAGCGATCTTAAATTTGCAAATTTGA
- the mraY gene encoding phospho-N-acetylmuramoyl-pentapeptide-transferase produces MFYYIYEFLNFNIFQYITVRAGFSFFIAFCLTVWALPKFIAWAKAKNAAQPIYELAPQTHQKKAKTPTMGGLVFIRAALVASVICARLDNVFVFASLICLAGFTVLGFKDDYRKISGGKNHDGLSPRAKLAAQILIAFAVSTILYLQGELGSKFYLPFYKFPVLDLGVFAVAFWTLVIVAASNAVNLTDGLDGLATVPAVFSLLTLGVFAYICGHAVFSSYLLLPKIAGVGETVVVAAALIGSLMGFLWFNCHPAEVFMGDSGSLSVGAYIGLMGVMTKNEILLIIIGFVFVMETLSVILQVGSFKIFKKRIFLMAPIHHHFEIKGWVENKIIVRFWLIAVLANLIAMTALKIR; encoded by the coding sequence ATGTTTTACTATATTTATGAATTCTTAAATTTTAATATCTTTCAATACATCACCGTTCGCGCGGGCTTTTCGTTTTTCATCGCATTTTGCTTGACAGTTTGGGCGCTGCCTAAATTTATCGCGTGGGCAAAGGCCAAAAACGCCGCCCAGCCCATCTACGAGCTGGCTCCGCAAACGCACCAAAAAAAGGCCAAAACGCCGACGATGGGCGGGCTGGTTTTTATCAGAGCGGCGCTTGTCGCGAGCGTGATCTGTGCGCGCCTTGATAACGTTTTCGTCTTCGCCTCGCTTATCTGTCTTGCGGGCTTTACGGTGCTTGGGTTTAAAGACGACTATCGCAAAATCTCAGGCGGCAAAAACCACGACGGACTAAGCCCTAGAGCCAAACTCGCGGCGCAAATTTTGATCGCCTTTGCCGTTTCGACGATACTGTATTTACAGGGCGAGCTGGGGAGCAAATTTTATCTACCGTTTTACAAATTTCCCGTGCTTGATCTTGGCGTTTTTGCGGTCGCGTTTTGGACGCTCGTCATCGTCGCAGCCTCAAATGCGGTAAATTTAACCGACGGCCTAGACGGGCTAGCTACCGTGCCTGCGGTGTTTTCGCTGCTGACTCTGGGCGTGTTCGCCTACATCTGCGGACACGCGGTCTTTAGCTCGTATCTGCTTTTACCAAAGATCGCGGGCGTGGGCGAAACTGTCGTCGTGGCTGCCGCACTGATCGGCTCTCTGATGGGATTTTTGTGGTTTAACTGCCATCCGGCCGAAGTTTTCATGGGCGATAGCGGAAGCCTCAGCGTAGGCGCATATATCGGCCTCATGGGCGTGATGACGAAAAACGAAATCCTGCTCATTATCATCGGATTCGTGTTCGTGATGGAGACCCTGAGCGTGATTTTACAGGTCGGAAGCTTTAAAATTTTTAAAAAGAGAATTTTTCTCATGGCGCCGATACATCATCATTTTGAAATAAAAGGCTGGGTAGAAAATAAGATCATCGTGAGATTTTGGCTCATCGCCGTTTTGGCAAATTTGATCGCCATGACCGCACTCAAAATCAGGTAA
- the gpmI gene encoding 2,3-bisphosphoglycerate-independent phosphoglycerate mutase codes for MAQKTILVITDGIGYNESSEFNAFAAAKKPTYDWLFKNVPNALIKTSGLAVGLPDGQMGNSEVGHMCIGSGRVLYQNLVKISLGFENGSLAKSEKLLNLFKTCKRVHVVGLYSDGGVHSHMSHFDAMCSLAVANGCEACAHAITDGRDVGPKSGLAFIKSLQEKAQSGGFKLASVSGRFYAMDRDKRWERVKTAYDAMTRGENGQIVSPLEYVMQSYEVGVTDEFIVPASFGGFEGIGENDGVIFINFRNDRVREIAAALGDENFSEFARPFVVKNLLTMTEYDANFAFPVLFENEKLKNTLAEVVANAGLTQLHTAETEKYAHVTFFFNGGVEELAQNETRVLVPSPKVKTYDEKPEMSVQAVCEAVLKGMDDGQDFIVVNFANGDMVGHTGEFDAAVKAVEAVDTALGRIVAKAKEKNYALIITSDHGNCEQMKDAQGNLLTNHTTFDVFCFVMGEGVKAVKAGGLNNIAASVLALMGIEKPTEMDEALF; via the coding sequence ATGGCGCAAAAAACTATTTTGGTGATAACCGACGGCATCGGATACAATGAAAGTAGCGAATTTAACGCATTTGCGGCGGCAAAAAAGCCCACATACGACTGGTTGTTTAAAAACGTCCCAAACGCGCTCATAAAAACTTCGGGCCTAGCAGTGGGCCTACCCGACGGACAGATGGGAAACAGCGAGGTCGGGCACATGTGTATCGGCAGCGGGCGGGTTTTATATCAAAATTTGGTAAAAATTTCGCTCGGTTTTGAAAACGGCTCGCTAGCTAAAAGCGAAAAACTTTTAAATTTGTTTAAAACCTGCAAACGCGTCCACGTCGTCGGGCTTTACTCAGACGGCGGCGTGCACTCGCACATGAGCCACTTTGATGCGATGTGCTCTCTTGCGGTCGCAAACGGTTGCGAAGCATGCGCCCACGCGATAACCGACGGCCGCGATGTGGGTCCAAAAAGCGGGCTGGCTTTCATAAAATCACTGCAAGAAAAGGCGCAAAGCGGGGGCTTTAAGCTAGCTAGCGTTAGCGGTAGATTTTACGCGATGGACCGCGACAAGCGCTGGGAGCGCGTAAAAACGGCCTACGACGCGATGACGCGAGGAGAAAACGGACAAATCGTATCGCCGCTAGAATACGTCATGCAAAGCTACGAGGTGGGCGTGACGGACGAGTTTATCGTGCCGGCTAGTTTTGGCGGGTTTGAGGGTATCGGCGAAAACGACGGCGTGATATTTATAAACTTTAGAAACGACCGCGTGCGCGAGATCGCGGCGGCTTTGGGCGATGAAAATTTTAGCGAATTCGCGCGCCCGTTCGTCGTCAAAAATCTACTCACGATGACCGAATACGACGCAAATTTCGCCTTTCCCGTATTATTTGAAAACGAAAAGCTAAAAAATACCCTTGCCGAGGTCGTCGCAAACGCGGGCCTAACGCAGCTGCACACCGCTGAGACCGAGAAATACGCTCACGTGACGTTTTTCTTTAACGGCGGCGTCGAGGAGCTCGCCCAAAACGAGACGCGCGTGCTGGTGCCAAGCCCCAAGGTCAAAACCTACGACGAAAAGCCCGAAATGAGCGTGCAGGCCGTGTGCGAAGCGGTGCTAAAAGGCATGGATGACGGACAAGACTTTATCGTGGTAAATTTCGCAAACGGCGATATGGTCGGACACACGGGCGAATTTGACGCGGCGGTAAAGGCGGTAGAAGCCGTGGATACGGCACTGGGACGCATCGTGGCAAAGGCCAAGGAGAAAAACTACGCGCTAATTATCACGAGCGACCACGGCAACTGCGAGCAGATGAAAGACGCGCAGGGTAATTTGCTAACCAACCACACGACTTTTGACGTATTTTGCTTCGTGATGGGTGAGGGCGTAAAGGCTGTAAAAGCGGGCGGCCTAAACAATATAGCCGCGAGCGTTTTGGCGCTGATGGGCATCGAAAAACCGACCGAGATGGACGAGGCGCTGTTTTAA
- the murC gene encoding UDP-N-acetylmuramate--L-alanine ligase: MENSSQKNFKIEHKKVHFIGIGGIGISAIARFLHEKGFIISGSDIKESPTTRELAAQGIDVITPHSKAAIKDQDFVIYSAAIKPDNVELVEARSKGLKCLSRKEALPMVLEGKRVFSVAGAHGKSTTSAMLSSLVEGSVIIGAISKQFGSNMKYEPCDNVIFEADESDSSFLNSNPYLAVVTNAEPEHMEHYGYDLEKFHAAYRGFLERAKVRVINAEDEFLGTLKLDAVRLYPSVDITELSMIVRDFVPYTAFNLKNLGKFEVLGMGEHIAVDASLAILAALNETSLAQIRQNLLNFKGIKKRFDILTASRKFVLIDDYAHHPTEIKATLQSVFEYAKLLGITKITAIFQPHRFTRLSANLQAFKECFEGIDELVILPVYAAGEASIDINLKEEFKRYNPVMTQKVAREGESIVFTDEFGVKNLLDDGLVIGFGAGDITYQLRGDA, from the coding sequence ATGGAAAATTCAAGTCAAAAAAATTTCAAAATCGAGCATAAAAAGGTCCATTTCATCGGTATAGGCGGTATCGGCATCTCGGCGATCGCGCGCTTTTTGCACGAAAAAGGCTTCATCATCAGCGGTAGCGACATCAAAGAAAGCCCGACCACGCGCGAGCTGGCCGCGCAGGGCATCGACGTCATCACGCCGCACAGCAAGGCCGCGATCAAGGATCAGGACTTCGTCATCTACTCGGCCGCGATAAAACCCGATAACGTCGAACTCGTTGAAGCGCGAAGTAAAGGGCTAAAGTGCCTATCGCGCAAAGAGGCTCTGCCGATGGTGCTTGAGGGCAAGCGCGTGTTTTCGGTAGCGGGTGCACACGGCAAAAGCACGACCTCGGCGATGCTCTCTAGCCTCGTGGAGGGCTCGGTTATAATCGGCGCTATCAGTAAGCAGTTTGGCTCAAATATGAAATACGAGCCCTGCGACAACGTCATTTTCGAGGCTGACGAAAGTGATAGCAGTTTTCTTAACTCAAACCCGTATCTAGCCGTTGTGACCAACGCCGAGCCCGAGCACATGGAGCATTACGGCTATGATTTGGAGAAATTTCACGCGGCGTATCGCGGCTTTTTGGAGCGAGCCAAGGTGCGCGTGATAAACGCCGAGGACGAGTTTTTGGGTACGCTAAAGCTTGATGCCGTGCGCCTTTATCCGAGCGTCGATATCACCGAGCTTAGTATGATCGTGCGCGATTTCGTGCCTTATACCGCGTTTAATCTAAAAAATTTAGGCAAATTTGAAGTGCTTGGTATGGGCGAGCACATCGCCGTGGACGCGTCGCTAGCCATACTTGCGGCGCTAAACGAAACTTCTCTAGCGCAAATCAGGCAAAATTTGCTAAATTTTAAAGGTATCAAAAAGCGCTTCGATATCCTAACCGCCAGTAGAAAATTCGTACTTATCGACGACTACGCGCACCATCCGACCGAGATCAAGGCTACTTTGCAATCGGTCTTTGAGTACGCCAAACTACTAGGCATCACAAAGATCACGGCGATCTTTCAGCCGCATAGGTTTACGCGCCTAAGCGCAAATTTACAGGCCTTTAAGGAGTGTTTTGAGGGCATAGACGAGCTAGTTATCCTGCCCGTTTACGCCGCGGGCGAGGCGTCCATAGATATAAATTTAAAAGAGGAGTTTAAGCGCTACAATCCCGTGATGACGCAAAAAGTCGCGCGCGAGGGCGAGAGCATCGTCTTTACGGACGAGTTTGGCGTTAAAAACTTGCTTGATGACGGGCTAGTTATAGGATTTGGCGCGGGCGACATCACCTATCAGCTAAGAGGCGACGCATGA
- a CDS encoding endonuclease MutS2: MERFNSFLARPKPLFMAGDSRLHYEKILELSQKQFDPPAPAQNLDDALMRLSKQATLHVSEIFEFAKIISYFTYLKTLKFEGKLGEWLAKIEIPQPMLKLANSFDKNGELKDEVDERLSGIRDAFSAKRAQIDADLRRLIYSKSVAPYLVDTQVHYISSVEALLVRGGFNHVLKGTVVARSSGGYFYVAPENIQKLKKEQSELLDKKEEIVYEHCKIFSSAMHKGLLFLKFINGAFDVFDAYCARVFTAKSADFEFVLPSGGSNLKLANFAHPALKNPKSISIDFSKKVLLITGVNAGGKSMLLKSLIAAAFLAKYLLPMRINAQNSQIGNFKEFDAIIEDPQNVKNDISTFAGRMVHFSKLFTKKNLLIGVDEIELGTDFEEAASLYGVMIERLMGQDIKMIITTHHKRLAMLLAKNPEVELVAALYDEENSRPKFEFLKGTIGKSYAFETAARYGIAANLVAQAKKIYGEDKENLNEIITKTLNLEVQLKEKLESAEKKEQKLDSLIENLKEQKERAEAEQHEVITRLEREYFKAINEARRAINLDDTKEKQRALNRANEAKRAVQKPEISAAPELKVGDRVKYGKIKGVVTSFGKNDALIQTDNVSMRVPIKQLKISGETPVPPKKSGINLSVQKPQNASVTLDLHGLRADEAVQKLDKFISDSLVMGFDEVQVYHGIGTGKLAYAVKNFLREHPSVKEFFDAPAGQGGFGAQIVRL; encoded by the coding sequence ATGGAGCGGTTTAACTCCTTTTTAGCGCGCCCTAAGCCGCTTTTTATGGCGGGCGACAGTAGGCTGCACTACGAGAAAATTTTAGAACTCTCGCAAAAGCAGTTTGACCCGCCCGCACCGGCTCAAAATCTAGACGACGCGCTCATGCGCCTTAGCAAACAAGCCACGCTGCACGTGAGCGAGATTTTTGAATTTGCTAAGATAATTAGCTACTTTACCTACCTAAAAACGCTCAAATTTGAAGGTAAACTAGGCGAGTGGCTCGCTAAAATAGAAATCCCGCAGCCCATGCTAAAGCTCGCAAATTCATTTGACAAAAACGGCGAGCTAAAAGACGAAGTAGACGAGCGTCTAAGCGGTATCAGAGACGCGTTTAGCGCAAAAAGAGCGCAAATAGATGCCGATCTACGCCGCCTCATCTACTCAAAAAGCGTCGCGCCCTATCTCGTCGATACGCAGGTGCACTACATCAGCTCGGTCGAGGCGCTGCTCGTGCGAGGCGGGTTTAACCACGTGCTAAAGGGCACGGTTGTGGCTAGAAGCTCGGGCGGCTACTTCTACGTCGCGCCCGAAAACATCCAAAAACTCAAAAAAGAGCAAAGCGAGCTGCTAGATAAAAAAGAGGAAATCGTCTATGAACACTGCAAAATTTTTAGCTCCGCGATGCACAAGGGCCTCCTGTTTTTAAAATTTATAAACGGCGCGTTTGATGTATTTGACGCCTACTGCGCGCGGGTTTTTACGGCTAAAAGCGCGGATTTTGAGTTCGTGCTGCCAAGCGGCGGGTCAAATTTAAAGCTAGCAAATTTCGCCCATCCCGCGCTAAAAAATCCAAAAAGCATCAGTATCGACTTTAGCAAAAAGGTGCTACTGATCACGGGCGTAAACGCAGGCGGTAAATCAATGCTGTTAAAATCGCTGATAGCCGCGGCGTTTCTAGCTAAATACCTGCTGCCGATGCGCATAAACGCGCAAAATTCGCAGATCGGAAATTTTAAAGAATTTGACGCCATCATCGAGGACCCGCAAAACGTGAAAAACGACATCTCGACCTTTGCCGGGCGCATGGTGCATTTTTCCAAGCTTTTTACGAAGAAAAATCTGCTCATCGGAGTCGATGAGATCGAGCTAGGAACGGATTTTGAGGAGGCGGCGAGTCTATACGGCGTGATGATCGAGCGGCTGATGGGTCAGGATATCAAGATGATCATCACCACCCACCACAAGCGCCTTGCTATGCTGTTAGCCAAAAATCCCGAAGTCGAGCTTGTGGCGGCGCTTTACGACGAGGAAAACTCGCGGCCTAAATTTGAGTTTTTAAAAGGCACGATCGGCAAATCATACGCCTTTGAGACCGCGGCTAGATACGGCATCGCGGCAAATTTGGTCGCGCAGGCGAAAAAGATCTACGGCGAAGACAAAGAAAATCTAAATGAAATCATCACAAAGACGTTAAATTTAGAGGTGCAGCTCAAAGAAAAACTCGAAAGCGCCGAGAAAAAAGAGCAAAAGCTAGACTCGCTAATCGAAAATTTAAAAGAGCAAAAAGAGCGAGCCGAGGCCGAGCAGCACGAGGTTATAACGCGGCTGGAGCGGGAGTATTTCAAGGCGATAAACGAAGCTAGGCGAGCGATAAATCTAGACGATACCAAAGAAAAACAGCGCGCCCTAAACCGCGCAAACGAGGCCAAACGCGCCGTGCAAAAACCAGAAATCTCCGCCGCACCCGAGCTAAAAGTCGGCGACCGCGTCAAATACGGCAAGATCAAAGGCGTCGTGACAAGTTTCGGTAAAAACGATGCCTTGATACAAACCGACAACGTGAGTATGCGCGTACCGATAAAACAGCTAAAAATCAGCGGCGAAACGCCGGTTCCGCCGAAAAAATCAGGCATAAATCTAAGCGTGCAAAAGCCGCAAAACGCTAGCGTCACGCTCGATCTACACGGCCTGCGCGCGGACGAAGCGGTGCAAAAACTGGATAAATTTATCTCAGATAGCCTAGTGATGGGCTTTGACGAGGTGCAGGTGTATCACGGTATCGGCACGGGCAAGCTCGCCTACGCGGTCAAAAACTTCTTGCGCGAACATCCGAGCGTGAAGGAGTTTTTTGACGCGCCGGCGGGGCAGGGGGGATTTGGAGCGCAGATAGTAAGGCTGTAA
- a CDS encoding LysE family transporter, translating to MNAFLQGLLLGFSAAVPLGPVNVMIMSAAVRSFWSAFAIGLGAMSADTAYLLLLSFGLLEYLQGETVEKIIGIFGFCYLAYTSYVIFKNANRPVTVDVRGAEVKFSKNYAKGLFVTLANPYTVGFWLSVAGFAKSFENAGAVVAGLVAAIFIWIVSMPFAVHKSAKFISQNVAKWLNYVCAVILLGFAFFLLYKLFL from the coding sequence GTGAACGCGTTTTTGCAGGGGCTTCTGCTGGGTTTTAGCGCGGCGGTACCGCTGGGGCCCGTAAACGTGATGATAATGAGCGCTGCGGTAAGATCGTTTTGGTCGGCGTTTGCTATCGGGCTCGGCGCCATGAGCGCGGATACGGCGTATCTGCTACTTTTGTCGTTTGGCTTGCTTGAGTATTTGCAGGGCGAAACGGTAGAAAAAATCATCGGGATTTTTGGATTTTGCTACCTGGCCTACACCTCCTACGTCATCTTTAAAAATGCCAATAGGCCTGTAACGGTGGACGTTCGTGGCGCAGAGGTCAAATTTAGCAAAAACTACGCAAAGGGCCTTTTCGTCACGCTTGCAAATCCGTACACCGTCGGATTTTGGCTAAGCGTGGCCGGCTTTGCCAAAAGCTTTGAAAACGCGGGCGCGGTCGTGGCGGGGCTAGTCGCGGCTATATTTATCTGGATCGTTTCTATGCCGTTTGCTGTGCATAAAAGCGCCAAATTTATCTCGCAAAACGTCGCAAAATGGCTAAACTACGTCTGTGCGGTCATTTTGCTGGGGTTTGCTTTCTTTTTACTTTATAAATTATTTTTATAA
- a CDS encoding EAL domain-containing protein: MQNFDIKKSMTQFIVLPIAVLVICSFLVISFIFYNKFQDSTNYPSNVTVNEKAEAFMNIIQIIYKNIAKGDIKEFQRYSEATKAVPSWIFKQAGEKGELLVLASSQHPNLIGEVLPYKFCEMDGKAHVNLKQSGVYKRINLIQDNKAEVCYFKKIGDVILGYNMIHNVKISGFDDPLFGQWFFVNMKNTLIATGIMIFICIFQYFLFYRGIRDNQISLVKSNEKLLEKNAEMQKRLYIDDLTGLPNKVALERDTADMKNPKVIVMDIDEFRKMNNYFGASVCDQILIKMTEVSKKFAEDNGMTVYRVGPDQFALVEDAELFIDRYEDLANELLDNIKGLVIDVIAEDGEQSEIEIHCTVGFALDESDTLKKAMTALEFAKQSGKDYFCYFKNIDDTPQYAEQITRSNMIRNAIINDKIVPFYQPIFNKEKRIVKYETLIRIQNSNEIISPSVFLEVSKRIKRYTDIEKMLIEKSFKLIAERPDAMISINLSGRDMTDGDVSVFIIEKMNKYKVAGRVIFEILEDENIENIERIGVFIDRVRRMGAKIAIDDFGSGYSNFSYILKLKPDYIKIDGSIIKNIDTNEDSRVITGAIIAFAKKLDITVIAEFVRSKEVYDTCVELGVDEFQGFYLGEPSDSLR, translated from the coding sequence ATGCAAAATTTTGATATTAAAAAATCGATGACGCAGTTCATCGTCCTGCCGATTGCGGTGCTCGTGATCTGCTCGTTTCTGGTAATATCTTTTATATTTTATAATAAATTTCAGGACTCGACTAACTACCCGTCAAACGTAACCGTTAACGAGAAGGCCGAGGCCTTTATGAATATAATTCAAATCATATATAAAAACATAGCAAAAGGCGATATAAAGGAGTTTCAGCGCTACTCTGAGGCTACTAAGGCGGTGCCGTCTTGGATATTTAAACAAGCGGGCGAAAAAGGCGAACTCCTAGTCCTAGCTAGCTCGCAGCATCCAAATTTGATAGGCGAAGTTTTGCCGTATAAATTTTGCGAGATGGACGGCAAAGCTCACGTAAATTTGAAACAAAGCGGCGTATATAAGCGCATAAATCTCATACAGGACAACAAGGCCGAGGTTTGCTATTTTAAGAAAATAGGCGACGTGATTCTTGGCTACAATATGATTCACAACGTCAAAATTTCAGGCTTTGACGATCCGCTTTTTGGGCAGTGGTTTTTCGTAAATATGAAAAACACGCTCATCGCGACGGGCATTATGATATTTATTTGTATTTTTCAGTATTTTTTATTTTATAGAGGCATCCGAGATAATCAAATTTCGCTAGTAAAAAGCAACGAAAAGCTCCTAGAAAAAAATGCCGAAATGCAAAAGCGCCTTTATATCGACGATCTTACCGGCTTGCCAAACAAAGTAGCCCTCGAGCGCGACACGGCGGATATGAAAAATCCTAAAGTCATCGTCATGGATATCGATGAATTTAGAAAGATGAATAACTATTTCGGCGCTTCAGTTTGCGATCAAATTTTGATAAAAATGACGGAAGTTTCGAAAAAATTTGCCGAGGATAACGGCATGACCGTTTACCGCGTCGGACCCGATCAGTTCGCGCTGGTCGAGGATGCAGAGCTCTTTATCGACAGATACGAGGACCTAGCAAACGAGCTTTTAGATAACATCAAAGGCCTAGTCATCGACGTGATAGCCGAGGACGGCGAACAAAGCGAGATCGAGATCCACTGTACGGTGGGCTTTGCGCTAGATGAATCAGACACGCTTAAAAAGGCGATGACGGCGCTTGAGTTTGCTAAGCAAAGCGGCAAGGATTATTTTTGCTACTTTAAAAACATCGACGATACGCCGCAATACGCCGAGCAGATCACTCGCTCAAATATGATACGAAACGCCATCATAAACGATAAGATCGTGCCGTTTTATCAGCCGATATTTAATAAAGAAAAGCGAATCGTAAAGTATGAAACTTTAATCCGCATCCAAAACAGTAACGAAATCATCTCTCCAAGCGTCTTTTTGGAGGTTTCAAAGCGCATCAAACGCTACACCGATATCGAAAAAATGCTGATCGAAAAAAGCTTTAAGCTAATCGCCGAGAGGCCTGACGCGATGATCTCGATAAATTTATCCGGACGCGATATGACCGACGGCGACGTGAGCGTGTTTATCATCGAGAAAATGAACAAATATAAAGTCGCCGGACGCGTGATATTTGAGATCTTGGAAGATGAAAATATCGAAAACATCGAGCGCATCGGAGTATTTATCGACCGCGTGCGCAGGATGGGCGCAAAGATCGCTATAGACGACTTTGGCTCGGGATACAGCAACTTCTCGTATATCCTAAAACTAAAGCCAGACTATATCAAAATCGACGGCTCCATCATCAAAAATATCGACACGAACGAGGACTCCCGCGTGATAACGGGCGCTATCATCGCATTTGCCAAGAAGCTTGATATCACGGTGATCGCCGAATTCGTCCGCTCAAAAGAGGTCTATGATACTTGCGTGGAGCTTGGCGTGGACGAGTTTCAGGGCTTTTATCTGGGCGAACCTAGCGATAGCCTGCGCTAA
- the hisG gene encoding ATP phosphoribosyltransferase: protein MLTVALPKGRIADETLAIFRKIFQSSFEFEDRKLLMSEGDFKFLMVRNQDIPTYVVNGAADIGVVGLDVLDEHRPDVVRLLDLKIGKCRVCVGIKEGEELNLNAPELKIATKMPHISRNYFAAKATALKIIKLYGSIELAPLVGLADAIVDVVETGTTMKQNGLRVAETIMHSSAHLIANKNSFIIKKDEILSLYEKIKAQI, encoded by the coding sequence ATGCTAACGGTTGCTTTGCCAAAAGGCCGCATCGCTGACGAAACTCTCGCGATTTTTAGGAAAATTTTTCAAAGCTCGTTTGAGTTTGAAGACAGAAAACTGCTGATGAGCGAGGGCGATTTTAAATTTCTAATGGTTCGCAACCAAGACATCCCAACCTACGTCGTGAACGGCGCTGCGGATATCGGCGTGGTGGGCCTTGACGTACTCGATGAGCACCGTCCAGACGTCGTGCGCCTACTTGATCTAAAGATCGGCAAATGCCGCGTCTGCGTGGGTATCAAAGAGGGCGAGGAGCTAAATTTAAACGCTCCCGAGCTAAAGATCGCCACCAAAATGCCGCACATCTCGCGCAACTATTTCGCCGCAAAGGCCACCGCGCTAAAGATCATCAAACTATACGGCTCGATCGAGCTAGCACCGCTGGTCGGGCTAGCCGACGCTATCGTGGACGTCGTGGAAACGGGCACGACGATGAAGCAAAACGGGCTAAGAGTCGCCGAGACCATCATGCATAGCTCTGCGCACCTTATCGCAAACAAAAATAGCTTTATCATTAAAAAAGACGAAATTTTATCGCTCTACGAAAAGATCAAGGCGCAAATTTAA